The Achromobacter deleyi genome has a window encoding:
- a CDS encoding D-amino acid dehydrogenase, with protein sequence MKRRSRGRSSQDCEPFAPAPSAASPWNNMHIVVIGAGVVGMTTAYFLHREGHRVTVLDAGSGPGQATSMANGAQLSYSFVAPLADPSVLPKLPSWLLRQDTPLRFRPRLDPDQWRWSLAFLRACTRSRSRSTTRELLALGLYSRLCVHDLIRQENPDFDFSSSGKLLVYQDAAAYEHALSQRDYQATLGCEQRVMDRQACLEMEPALADIGASIAGAIYTPTEDAGDCQRLCAELERILRAAPDPVRFHFNTPVQALRSERGRVVGATTAAGSFDADHYVLASGMGAQSLARRLGMNLQIHPLKGYSLTYDLTPESIAPSASISDIRRKVVYARLGQRLRVAGMVDIGTGGDAVDPVRIRSLERDVAKFFPRLNPAGAPQAWAGLRPARPDGKPLIGATPYRNLWLNTGHGGLGFTLAAGSARMLADLMRGRSPAVEAAAFALR encoded by the coding sequence CTGAAGCGGCGCTCCCGCGGCCGAAGCTCCCAGGATTGCGAACCCTTTGCGCCGGCCCCGAGCGCGGCGTCCCCTTGGAACAACATGCACATAGTCGTCATCGGCGCTGGGGTGGTCGGCATGACCACCGCCTACTTCCTGCACCGCGAGGGTCATCGGGTCACCGTGCTCGACGCGGGCTCCGGCCCCGGGCAGGCCACCAGCATGGCCAACGGCGCGCAGCTGAGCTACAGCTTCGTCGCGCCGCTGGCCGATCCCTCGGTGCTGCCCAAGCTGCCCTCGTGGCTGCTGCGACAGGACACGCCATTGCGCTTCCGCCCGCGCCTGGATCCCGACCAGTGGCGCTGGAGCCTGGCCTTCCTGCGCGCCTGCACGCGCTCGCGCAGCCGCTCCACCACGCGGGAACTCCTGGCGCTGGGCCTGTACAGCCGCCTGTGCGTGCACGACCTGATCCGGCAGGAGAACCCGGATTTCGATTTCTCCTCGTCCGGCAAGCTGCTCGTCTACCAGGACGCCGCGGCCTATGAACACGCGCTGTCGCAACGCGACTACCAGGCCACCCTGGGCTGCGAGCAACGCGTGATGGACCGCCAGGCCTGCCTGGAGATGGAGCCGGCGCTGGCCGACATCGGCGCCAGCATCGCGGGCGCGATCTACACGCCCACCGAGGATGCGGGCGATTGCCAGCGCCTGTGCGCCGAGCTGGAACGCATCCTGCGCGCCGCGCCGGATCCGGTGCGCTTCCATTTCAACACCCCGGTGCAGGCCCTGCGGTCGGAACGCGGACGCGTGGTGGGCGCGACAACCGCCGCGGGCAGCTTCGATGCCGACCACTATGTGCTGGCCAGCGGCATGGGCGCGCAATCCCTGGCGCGGCGGCTGGGCATGAACCTGCAGATCCATCCGCTAAAGGGGTACAGCCTGACGTACGATCTGACGCCGGAGAGCATCGCGCCCAGCGCCAGCATCAGCGACATCCGGCGCAAGGTGGTCTACGCGCGGCTGGGCCAGCGGCTGCGAGTCGCCGGCATGGTCGATATCGGGACCGGCGGCGACGCCGTGGACCCGGTCCGGATCCGCAGTCTTGAACGCGATGTGGCGAAGTTCTTTCCACGCCTGAACCCGGCGGGCGCCCCGCAAGCCTGGGCAGGCCTGCGGCCCGCGCGCCCCGACGGCAAGCCGCTGATCGGCGCCACGCCCTACCGCAACCTGTGGCTGAACACGGGCCATGGCGGCCTGGGTTTCACGCTGGCCGCCGGCAGCGCGCGCATGCTGGCGGACCTGATGCGAGGCCGCAGCCCCGCGGTGGAAGCAGCGGCCTTCGCCCTGCGATAG
- a CDS encoding Bug family tripartite tricarboxylate transporter substrate binding protein, producing the protein MGWLSRGRTAARAGRWTGVAVAATLALGAAAASAQEWPARPITLIVPFPPGGTTDIFARTIAEHMRPALGQSIVVENKPGAAGNLGVAAATRAQPDGYTIVLGSVGTQSVNQFLYGNIGFNPATDLVPLGMIASTPNVIAVAAGSPWRNLEDLMKAVKKDPGKYSYASPGIGSSVHLTGAYFESMASLQMLHVPFKGSSAAIPAVIGGQVDILMDNLPSSMGALKAGGRLHGIAVTSAERSPAAPDLPTMAEAGLPGFEVTAWSGLYAPRGTPAPVVDKLIAAMKQALKSPELQQSLAQGGATAGNVFGADLAAFEVKERDKWGKLIQSRGIKAD; encoded by the coding sequence ATGGGCTGGTTATCTCGTGGGCGGACCGCCGCCAGGGCAGGTCGCTGGACAGGCGTGGCGGTAGCCGCCACGCTGGCATTGGGCGCCGCGGCGGCGTCCGCGCAGGAATGGCCCGCGCGGCCAATTACCCTCATCGTTCCATTTCCGCCCGGCGGCACCACCGATATCTTCGCGCGCACCATCGCCGAACACATGCGCCCCGCGCTGGGCCAATCCATCGTGGTCGAGAACAAGCCGGGCGCGGCGGGCAACCTGGGCGTCGCCGCCGCCACGCGCGCCCAGCCCGACGGCTACACCATCGTGCTGGGCTCGGTCGGAACGCAAAGCGTCAACCAGTTCCTCTACGGCAACATCGGTTTCAACCCCGCCACCGACCTGGTGCCGCTGGGCATGATCGCGTCCACGCCCAATGTCATCGCGGTGGCCGCGGGCTCGCCGTGGCGCAACCTGGAAGACCTGATGAAGGCGGTGAAGAAGGACCCGGGCAAGTATTCCTATGCCTCGCCCGGCATCGGCTCGTCGGTGCACCTGACGGGCGCGTACTTCGAATCCATGGCCAGCCTGCAGATGCTGCACGTGCCTTTCAAGGGATCGTCGGCCGCCATTCCCGCCGTGATCGGCGGCCAGGTCGACATCCTGATGGACAACCTGCCCAGCTCGATGGGCGCGCTGAAGGCGGGCGGCCGGCTGCACGGCATCGCGGTCACCTCGGCCGAGCGCAGCCCCGCCGCGCCCGACCTGCCGACGATGGCCGAGGCTGGCCTGCCCGGCTTCGAGGTCACCGCATGGTCGGGCCTGTATGCGCCGCGCGGCACGCCCGCGCCGGTCGTCGACAAGCTGATCGCGGCCATGAAGCAGGCGCTGAAATCCCCCGAACTGCAGCAGTCGCTGGCGCAGGGCGGAGCCACGGCCGGCAACGTGTTCGGCGCCGACCTGGCCGCGTTTGAAGTGAAGGAACGCGACAAGTGGGGCAAGCTGATCCAGAGCCGCGGCATCAAGGCGGACTGA
- a CDS encoding efflux transporter outer membrane subunit, with translation MIRTKPFSNVFLPRAAATLALCALLGACAVGPDYQRPALDVGVAYKEGQDEVPGWKPAQPRDDADRGAWWKVYDDPVLDGLLDRLNASNQTIAQAEANYRQALGLVRGARSGFYPTVGAGAGMTRAGSGNGQSGSSSSSGSNVSNQYSLTGSVSWEADVWGRVRRSVESSEASAAASLADLGATRLSAQATLAQTYLQLRVLDEQKRLLDATVAAYEKSLQLTQNRYAVGVAGQADVAVARTQVESTRAQSIDLDWQRGQYEHAIAVLMGQAPSQFSLPPTVFALRLPQIPVGLPSELLERRPDVAAAERRAAAANAQIGVAQAAWFPSLILSADGGFRSGEFAELLTAPARFWSLGPALALTIFDGGAREAQVEQARASYDSQAAAYRQAALTGLREVEDYLIQLRVMEQEQIVQRRALESARESLRLIQNQYKAGLVDYLSVAVVDATALNSERNALSLLGSRLAASVNLIVALGGGWDGLPPTETARAD, from the coding sequence ATGATCCGTACCAAGCCGTTCTCGAATGTCTTCCTTCCCCGCGCCGCCGCCACCCTTGCGCTGTGCGCGCTGCTGGGCGCGTGCGCGGTCGGCCCCGACTACCAGCGCCCGGCGCTGGACGTGGGCGTCGCCTACAAGGAAGGGCAGGACGAAGTGCCCGGCTGGAAGCCGGCCCAGCCGCGCGACGACGCCGATCGCGGCGCATGGTGGAAGGTCTACGACGACCCCGTCCTGGATGGCCTGCTGGATCGCCTGAATGCGTCCAACCAGACCATTGCGCAGGCCGAGGCCAACTACCGGCAGGCGCTGGGGCTGGTGCGCGGCGCGCGCTCCGGCTTCTATCCGACCGTGGGCGCGGGCGCCGGCATGACGCGCGCGGGCAGCGGCAATGGCCAGAGCGGCTCGTCGTCTTCGTCGGGCAGCAACGTGTCCAACCAGTATTCGCTGACGGGCAGCGTCAGCTGGGAGGCGGACGTGTGGGGCAGGGTGCGCCGCAGCGTCGAATCCTCGGAAGCCAGCGCGGCGGCCAGCCTTGCCGACCTGGGCGCGACCCGGCTGAGCGCGCAGGCGACGCTGGCGCAGACCTATCTGCAGCTGCGCGTGCTGGACGAGCAGAAGCGCTTGCTGGACGCGACCGTGGCGGCGTATGAGAAGTCGCTGCAGCTGACGCAGAACCGCTATGCGGTGGGCGTTGCGGGCCAGGCCGACGTGGCCGTGGCGCGCACGCAGGTGGAAAGCACGCGCGCGCAGTCCATCGACCTGGACTGGCAGCGCGGGCAGTATGAGCATGCGATCGCGGTGCTGATGGGCCAGGCCCCTTCGCAGTTCAGCCTGCCGCCCACGGTGTTCGCGCTGCGGTTGCCGCAGATCCCGGTGGGCTTGCCGTCCGAGCTGCTGGAGCGCCGTCCCGACGTGGCCGCGGCCGAGCGTCGCGCGGCGGCCGCCAACGCGCAGATCGGCGTGGCGCAAGCCGCGTGGTTCCCCAGCCTGATCCTGTCCGCCGACGGCGGGTTCCGCAGCGGCGAGTTCGCCGAGCTGCTGACGGCGCCCGCGCGCTTCTGGTCGCTGGGGCCGGCGCTGGCGCTGACGATATTCGACGGCGGCGCGCGCGAGGCCCAGGTGGAACAGGCCCGCGCGTCCTACGACTCGCAGGCGGCGGCTTACCGCCAGGCTGCGCTGACGGGCCTGCGCGAAGTCGAGGACTACCTGATCCAGCTGCGCGTCATGGAGCAGGAGCAGATCGTACAGCGCCGCGCGCTGGAATCGGCGCGCGAATCGTTGCGCCTGATCCAGAACCAGTACAAGGCGGGGCTGGTCGACTACCTGAGCGTGGCGGTGGTGGACGCCACGGCGCTCAACAGCGAGCGCAATGCCTTGAGCCTGCTGGGCAGCCGCCTGGCGGCCAGCGTCAACCTGATCGTGGCCCTGGGCGGCGGCTGGGACGGCTTGCCGCCGACCGAGACCGCGCGCGCGGACTGA
- a CDS encoding multidrug efflux RND transporter permease subunit, with protein sequence MILSAPFIVRPVATTLLSLAVVLAGMLAFFLLPVAPLPQVDIPTISVSASLPGASPETMASSVATPLERSLGSIAGVTEMTSSSSQGSTRITLQFDLSRDINGAARDVQAAINAARSLLPTGLRSNPTYHKSNPSDAPIMTLALTSDTLSQGQLYDLASTIVAQKLSQVDGVGEVTVGGSSLPAVRVTVLPGALANQGVSLDELRAALSNANANRPKGVLESDRYHWQIMVSDQLSRAEQYRPLIVAWRDGAPVRVSDVAKVEDSVEDLYQTGFYNDRKAILMIVRRQADANIIEAVDAVRAQLPVLQALMPADVNMTVAQDRTPSIRASLHEAELTLVIAVGLVVLVVLLFLRRWRAAIIPSVAVPVSLIGTFCIMYLCGYTLNTISLMALIVATGFVVDDAIVVLENIMRHVENGMSPMRAALRGSREVGFTVLSMSLSLVAVFIPILLMGGVVGRLFREFAVTLSAAILVSLVVSLTLTPMMCARLLRNEPKEEKPAGRLARWSERAFEAMLDGYRRSLRWALAHGRLMMLTLAIAVGLNIYLYTVVPKGFFPQQDTGQLLGFFRVDQGTSFQATIPKLEALRKVVLADPAVQSMTGYAGGRGGSNSSFMQIQLKPLEERKVSADVVINRLRAKLQNMPGARMFLVSQQDIRIGGRQSQGSYDYTLMSGDLQLLRTWMPKVQQAMAKIPEITDVDTDVEDKGRQINLVIDREAATRLGISMSTISTVLNNSFSQRQVSVMYGPLNQYHVVLGVDPRFAQDIESLRQVEVITADGARVPLSAFTKLENANAPLSVQHQGLFVADTVSFSLAPGVSLGQATAAIDDAVARIGLPSDQIQAGFQGTAAALQQTLAQQPWLILAALVTMYIVLGILYESFVHPLTILSTLPSAGLGALLALLLVRYDFTLIALIGVFLLIGIVKKNAIMMVDFALDAERNHGMEPREAIFQACLTRFRPIMMTTMAAIFGALPLVLATGAGVEMRQPLGITIVGGLVLSQILTLYTTPVVYLYLDRFRLWAARRRAPRNAAPASIEPT encoded by the coding sequence ATGATCCTGTCGGCGCCCTTCATCGTCCGGCCGGTGGCGACCACGCTGCTGAGCCTGGCGGTCGTGCTGGCCGGCATGCTCGCGTTCTTCCTCTTGCCCGTGGCGCCGCTGCCGCAGGTGGACATCCCGACCATCTCCGTGTCGGCCAGCCTGCCCGGCGCCAGCCCTGAAACCATGGCGTCCAGCGTGGCCACGCCGCTGGAGCGCTCGCTGGGCAGCATCGCGGGCGTGACCGAGATGACGTCCAGCAGTTCGCAGGGCAGCACCCGCATCACGCTGCAGTTCGACCTGTCGCGCGACATCAACGGCGCCGCGCGCGACGTGCAGGCCGCCATCAACGCGGCCCGCTCGCTGCTGCCCACTGGCTTGCGCAGCAATCCCACGTACCACAAGTCCAATCCGTCGGACGCGCCCATCATGACGCTGGCGCTGACGTCCGACACGCTCAGCCAGGGCCAGCTCTACGATCTGGCCTCGACCATCGTGGCGCAGAAGCTGTCGCAGGTGGACGGAGTGGGTGAGGTCACGGTGGGCGGCAGTTCGCTGCCGGCGGTGCGCGTCACCGTGCTGCCCGGAGCGCTGGCCAACCAGGGCGTGTCGCTGGACGAACTGCGCGCCGCGCTGTCCAACGCCAACGCCAACCGCCCGAAGGGAGTGCTGGAAAGCGACCGCTATCACTGGCAGATCATGGTCAGCGACCAGCTCAGCCGCGCCGAACAGTACCGGCCGCTGATCGTCGCCTGGCGCGACGGCGCGCCGGTGCGCGTATCCGACGTGGCCAAGGTCGAGGACTCGGTCGAGGACCTGTACCAGACCGGCTTCTACAACGACCGCAAGGCCATCCTGATGATCGTGCGGCGCCAGGCCGACGCCAACATCATCGAGGCCGTGGACGCCGTGCGCGCACAGTTGCCGGTCCTGCAGGCGCTGATGCCGGCCGATGTGAACATGACGGTCGCGCAGGACCGCACGCCCAGCATCCGGGCGTCGCTGCACGAGGCGGAGCTGACGCTGGTCATCGCCGTGGGGCTGGTGGTGCTGGTGGTGCTGCTGTTCCTCAGGCGCTGGCGGGCCGCCATCATTCCCAGCGTGGCGGTGCCGGTGTCGCTGATCGGCACGTTCTGCATCATGTACTTGTGCGGGTACACGCTGAACACCATTTCCCTCATGGCCCTGATCGTCGCGACCGGCTTCGTGGTGGACGACGCCATCGTGGTGCTCGAGAACATCATGCGCCATGTGGAAAACGGCATGTCGCCGATGCGCGCCGCGCTGCGTGGCTCGCGCGAGGTGGGTTTCACGGTGCTTTCGATGAGCCTGTCGCTGGTGGCGGTGTTCATCCCCATCCTGCTGATGGGCGGCGTGGTCGGGCGTCTGTTCCGCGAGTTTGCCGTGACCCTGTCGGCCGCCATCCTGGTTTCGCTGGTGGTGTCGCTGACCCTGACGCCGATGATGTGCGCGCGCCTGCTGCGCAACGAGCCCAAGGAAGAGAAGCCGGCCGGACGCCTGGCGCGCTGGTCCGAGCGCGCCTTCGAAGCCATGCTGGACGGCTACCGCCGTTCGCTGCGCTGGGCGCTCGCGCATGGCCGGCTGATGATGCTGACCCTGGCGATCGCCGTGGGCCTGAACATCTACCTGTACACGGTGGTGCCCAAGGGCTTCTTTCCGCAGCAGGACACGGGCCAGCTGCTGGGATTCTTCCGCGTGGATCAGGGCACTTCGTTCCAGGCGACCATTCCCAAGCTGGAAGCGCTGCGCAAGGTGGTGTTGGCCGATCCGGCCGTGCAGAGCATGACGGGCTACGCCGGCGGGCGCGGCGGCAGCAACAGCAGCTTCATGCAGATCCAGTTGAAACCCCTCGAAGAGCGCAAGGTCTCGGCCGACGTGGTCATCAACCGCCTGCGCGCCAAGCTGCAGAACATGCCGGGCGCGCGCATGTTCCTGGTGTCGCAGCAGGACATCCGGATCGGCGGGCGCCAGAGCCAGGGGTCGTACGACTACACGCTGATGTCGGGCGACCTGCAATTGCTGCGGACCTGGATGCCCAAGGTGCAGCAGGCCATGGCCAAGATTCCCGAGATCACCGACGTCGACACCGACGTCGAGGACAAGGGGCGCCAGATCAACCTGGTGATCGACCGCGAGGCGGCGACCCGGCTGGGCATCAGCATGTCCACGATCTCGACGGTGCTGAACAACTCATTCAGCCAGCGCCAGGTGTCGGTGATGTATGGGCCGCTGAATCAATATCACGTGGTGCTGGGGGTGGATCCCAGATTCGCGCAGGACATCGAATCGCTCAGGCAGGTCGAGGTGATCACGGCGGACGGCGCGCGCGTGCCGTTGTCGGCATTCACCAAGCTGGAGAACGCCAACGCGCCGCTCAGCGTGCAGCACCAGGGACTGTTCGTGGCCGATACCGTGTCGTTCAGCCTGGCGCCCGGCGTATCGCTGGGGCAGGCCACCGCCGCGATCGACGACGCCGTGGCGCGCATCGGCCTGCCGTCGGACCAGATCCAGGCGGGCTTCCAGGGCACCGCCGCGGCCTTGCAGCAGACGCTGGCGCAGCAGCCCTGGCTGATCCTGGCGGCGCTGGTCACCATGTATATCGTGCTGGGCATCCTCTACGAGAGCTTCGTCCATCCCCTGACCATCCTGTCCACCCTGCCGTCCGCGGGCCTGGGCGCGCTGCTGGCCTTGCTGCTGGTGCGATACGACTTCACGCTGATTGCGCTGATCGGGGTGTTCCTGCTGATCGGCATCGTCAAGAAGAACGCCATCATGATGGTGGACTTTGCGCTGGACGCCGAGCGCAACCACGGCATGGAGCCGCGCGAAGCCATCTTCCAGGCCTGCCTGACGCGTTTCCGCCCCATCATGATGACGACGATGGCGGCCATCTTCGGCGCGCTGCCGCTGGTGCTTGCCACCGGCGCGGGCGTCGAGATGCGCCAGCCGCTGGGTATTACCATCGTGGGCGGCCTGGTGCTGAGCCAGATCCTTACGCTGTACACCACGCCCGTGGTCTATCTTTATCTGGACCGTTTCCGCCTGTGGGCCGCTCGCCGGCGCGCCCCGCGGAACGCTGCCCCTGCTTCCATAGAACCCACATGA
- a CDS encoding MdtB/MuxB family multidrug efflux RND transporter permease subunit, whose translation MSPSRLFILRPVATTLSMVAILIAGLIAYRFLPVSALPEVDYPTIQVVTLYPGASPDVMTSLVTSPLERQFGQMPGLNQMSSTSSGGASVITLQFNLTLPLDVAEQQVQAAINAASNLLPSDLPVPPTYNKVNPADAAVLTLAITSPTMPLPQVRDLVDTRVAQKLSQIPGVGLVSVAGGQRPAVRIQVNPQALAANGLSMSDLRTAIVGANVNQPKGNLDGPQRSTTINANDQLKTPTAYNDLIIAYKNNAPLRLADVARAVEGAEDTRQAAWAGDKPAILLNIQRQPGANVIDVVNRIQALLPQLRAALPATLDVSVVSDRTQTIRDSVADVQFEMLLAVGLVVMVTFVFLRSVTATLIPSVVVPLSLVGTFGIMYLAGFSINNLTLMALTIATGFVVDDAIVMIENIARHIEDGERPLQAALKGASQIGFTLISLTFSLIAVLIPLLFMTEVVGRLFREFAITLAVSILISLVVSLTLTPMMCARLLRAESEQKHGRFHQATGAFIDRVIAAYDRMLQVVLRHQPLTLVVALATFALTVLLYMVVPKGFFPQQDTGLIQAITQAPQSISFPAMAERQQAAARLVLEDPDVQAVSSFIGVDGSNATLSAGRMQIALKPQAERNGDLRTVMARLQEALGKQDGLTVYMQPVQDLTIEDRVSRTQYQMTLSNPDLKVLSEWTPKLVDRLRQVPGLKDVTDDLQDDGLQTWVEIDRDAASRLGITAAVIDEALYNAFGQRLISTIFTQSNQYRVVLEVQPQFQMSPSALGQIHVPTSTGAQVPLSSVAHITEGRTVLAVNRLDQFPMVTVSFNLAPGASLSDAVQNITAAEAEIGMPAAVETRFQGAALAFQNSLSSTLWLILAAVVTMYIVLGVLYESYIHPITILSTLPSAGVGALLALLISGTELDMIGIIGIILLIGIVKKNAIMMIDFALDAERKRGLSPRAAIHEAALLRFRPILMTTLAALFGALPLMLSTGTGAELRQPLGLVMVGGLLLSQVLTLFTTPVIYLMFDRMSRRWRGAGEPSAGDAR comes from the coding sequence TCATCCTGCGCCCTGTAGCCACCACCTTGTCGATGGTGGCCATCCTGATCGCCGGCTTGATCGCCTACCGGTTCCTGCCCGTTTCGGCCCTGCCGGAAGTGGACTATCCGACGATCCAGGTCGTGACGCTGTACCCCGGCGCCAGTCCCGACGTGATGACCTCCCTGGTCACGTCGCCGCTGGAACGGCAGTTCGGGCAGATGCCGGGCTTGAACCAGATGTCGTCCACCAGTTCGGGCGGCGCGTCGGTCATCACCCTGCAATTCAACCTGACCTTGCCGCTGGACGTGGCCGAGCAGCAGGTGCAGGCGGCGATCAACGCGGCGTCGAATCTGCTGCCCTCCGACCTGCCGGTGCCGCCCACCTACAACAAGGTGAATCCGGCCGATGCGGCCGTCCTGACCCTGGCGATCACCTCGCCCACCATGCCCTTGCCGCAGGTGCGCGACCTGGTGGATACGCGGGTGGCGCAGAAGCTGTCGCAGATTCCCGGGGTGGGCCTGGTCAGCGTGGCGGGCGGACAGCGGCCGGCGGTGCGCATCCAGGTGAATCCGCAGGCGCTGGCGGCCAACGGCCTGTCGATGTCGGACCTGCGCACCGCCATCGTCGGCGCCAACGTGAACCAGCCCAAAGGCAATCTGGACGGGCCCCAGCGGTCCACCACGATCAACGCCAATGACCAGCTCAAGACGCCCACCGCCTACAACGACCTGATCATCGCGTACAAGAACAACGCGCCGCTGCGGCTGGCCGATGTGGCGCGCGCGGTGGAAGGTGCGGAAGACACCCGGCAGGCGGCCTGGGCCGGCGACAAACCCGCCATCCTGCTCAACATCCAGCGCCAGCCTGGCGCCAACGTGATCGACGTGGTCAACCGGATCCAGGCGCTGCTGCCGCAATTGCGCGCCGCGCTGCCCGCCACGCTGGACGTGAGCGTGGTGTCGGACCGCACCCAGACCATCCGCGACTCGGTCGCCGACGTGCAATTCGAAATGCTGCTGGCGGTGGGGCTGGTGGTCATGGTCACCTTCGTGTTCCTGCGCAGCGTGACGGCCACGCTGATTCCCAGCGTCGTGGTGCCGCTGTCGCTGGTGGGCACGTTCGGCATCATGTATCTGGCCGGCTTCTCCATCAACAACCTGACGCTGATGGCGCTGACCATCGCCACGGGCTTCGTGGTGGACGACGCCATCGTCATGATCGAGAACATCGCCCGCCACATCGAGGACGGAGAAAGACCCCTGCAGGCGGCATTGAAGGGCGCTTCGCAGATCGGCTTCACGCTGATCTCGCTGACCTTCTCCCTGATCGCGGTGCTGATCCCGCTGCTCTTCATGACGGAAGTGGTGGGCCGCCTGTTCCGTGAATTCGCGATCACGCTGGCGGTGTCCATCCTGATCTCGCTGGTGGTGTCGCTGACCCTGACGCCCATGATGTGCGCGCGTCTGCTGCGCGCCGAATCCGAGCAGAAGCACGGCCGCTTCCACCAGGCCACGGGCGCCTTCATCGACCGCGTCATCGCCGCGTACGACCGCATGCTGCAGGTGGTGCTGCGCCATCAACCGCTCACCCTGGTGGTGGCGCTGGCCACTTTCGCGCTGACCGTGCTGCTGTACATGGTGGTGCCCAAGGGCTTCTTCCCGCAGCAGGACACCGGCCTGATCCAGGCCATCACCCAGGCGCCGCAGTCCATTTCCTTCCCTGCCATGGCCGAGCGCCAGCAGGCCGCCGCGCGTCTCGTGCTGGAGGACCCGGACGTGCAGGCCGTGTCCTCGTTCATCGGGGTGGACGGCAGCAACGCCACGCTCAGCGCCGGCCGCATGCAGATCGCACTGAAGCCCCAGGCCGAACGCAACGGCGACCTGCGCACCGTCATGGCGCGCCTGCAGGAGGCCTTGGGCAAGCAGGACGGCCTGACGGTCTACATGCAGCCCGTGCAGGACCTGACCATCGAAGACCGCGTGAGCCGCACGCAGTATCAGATGACCCTGTCCAATCCGGACCTGAAGGTGCTGAGCGAGTGGACGCCCAAGCTGGTGGACCGCCTGCGCCAGGTGCCGGGCCTGAAGGACGTGACCGACGACCTGCAGGACGACGGCCTGCAGACCTGGGTCGAGATCGACCGCGACGCGGCCTCGCGCCTGGGCATCACCGCCGCCGTGATCGACGAGGCGCTGTACAACGCCTTCGGCCAGCGGCTGATCTCCACGATCTTCACGCAGTCCAACCAGTACCGCGTGGTGCTGGAGGTGCAGCCGCAGTTCCAGATGTCGCCCAGCGCGCTGGGCCAGATCCACGTGCCGACCTCCACGGGCGCGCAGGTGCCGCTGTCGTCCGTGGCGCACATCACCGAAGGCAGGACCGTGCTGGCCGTGAACCGGCTGGACCAGTTCCCCATGGTGACGGTGTCGTTCAACCTGGCGCCGGGCGCATCGCTGTCCGACGCGGTGCAGAACATCACGGCGGCGGAGGCCGAGATCGGCATGCCGGCCGCCGTGGAGACGCGCTTCCAGGGCGCGGCCCTGGCGTTCCAGAATTCGCTGTCCAGCACCTTGTGGCTGATTCTTGCCGCCGTGGTCACGATGTACATCGTGCTGGGCGTGCTGTACGAAAGCTACATCCACCCCATCACGATCCTGTCCACGCTGCCGTCCGCGGGCGTGGGGGCCCTGCTGGCGCTTCTGATCAGCGGCACCGAACTGGACATGATCGGCATCATCGGGATCATTCTCCTGATCGGCATCGTGAAGAAGAACGCCATCATGATGATCGACTTCGCGCTGGACGCCGAGCGCAAGCGCGGATTGAGTCCGCGCGCGGCCATCCACGAGGCGGCGCTGCTGCGGTTTCGCCCCATCCTGATGACCACGCTTGCCGCCCTGTTCGGCGCTTTGCCCCTGATGCTGTCGACCGGCACCGGCGCTGAACTGCGCCAGCCGCTGGGCCTGGTCATGGTGGGCGGCCTGCTGCTGTCGCAGGTCCTGACCCTGTTCACCACGCCGGTCATCTACCTGATGTTCGACCGCATGTCGCGCCGCTGGCGCGGGGCGGGCGAGCCCTCGGCCGGAGACGCGCGATGA